One window from the genome of Desulfopila inferna encodes:
- a CDS encoding hybrid sensor histidine kinase/response regulator, with protein MSEITRYYPKKVVVKYLLFGSIWILVTDRAIDSFVVFSLSPDYAQTLKGLIFVAVTATLLYFVLKIDCQKIQDAVDRKEESEKRYRTAFHNSPGPLWEEDLTRVKEYLHNSDLFNVDDIEEYLEIHPECIQACLTRVVTLEINIAALNVLGLQDREEMHGSLSQLFVDPFAFMKQEIIAIVKGKAQFEMQLSFFQSRERKGALVLRWLVLSDHQDICDRVLISAFDVTDLERVKNKLQKSEEKYRSLLENANEGVAVIQDERIVYGNSQLLAITGYGKDEIRSTAYLDNVYEDDKATIKSLFSLLSEGKEFPRDKELRILNRDREVRWLRINAVMLDWNDKPAVMVLVTDVTEQNRLQQINKEMEAHVFQAQRMESIGTLAGGIAHDFNNLLSAILGYSQLTMEELPPGSREYENLKMVIAAGERANDLVNQILTFSRKKDEKKQPIQVSFVAKEAVKMLRSSIPPHIEIYQDIQTDKFIEIDPSQMHRIIMNLCANSYQSMLDSGGEIRVILAAHKITEKEQEYVDVALPPGDYLRLTVTDNGSGINPAHIDKIFDPYFTTKELDRGTGLGLSVVYGIVKAVGGEIKVKSTPGKGTRFDLFFPEYKEEFQEQDDLEELTSLEGNEKIMVVDDEVAVLKLMQHYLEHYGYRVSAYEHPRDALAVMRQSPCVFDAIVTDLAMPGLTGKELAAEAEHLCPGIPVILCSGLAQEGRPLDEGPNNIHELLQKPFGKEAFIKAVRGALDS; from the coding sequence ATGTCTGAAATAACAAGATATTATCCAAAAAAAGTAGTTGTGAAATACCTTCTTTTCGGGAGTATCTGGATTCTAGTCACCGATCGGGCCATTGATTCTTTTGTGGTCTTTAGTCTCTCTCCTGATTATGCGCAAACCCTTAAAGGACTGATATTTGTTGCTGTAACAGCAACATTGCTCTATTTCGTTCTGAAAATCGACTGTCAGAAAATCCAGGATGCGGTTGACAGAAAAGAAGAGAGTGAAAAACGATATCGCACCGCATTTCATAACTCACCCGGACCCTTATGGGAAGAGGATCTCACTCGCGTTAAAGAGTATTTGCATAATTCAGACCTGTTTAATGTCGATGATATAGAAGAATATTTGGAAATTCATCCTGAATGTATTCAGGCATGTCTCACCAGAGTTGTTACTCTGGAAATCAATATAGCAGCTCTCAATGTCCTGGGGTTGCAGGACCGGGAAGAAATGCACGGCTCTTTGTCCCAACTGTTTGTTGATCCCTTTGCCTTTATGAAACAGGAAATAATTGCCATCGTCAAGGGTAAGGCTCAATTTGAGATGCAGCTGAGTTTCTTCCAAAGCCGTGAGCGGAAGGGGGCTTTAGTGCTCAGGTGGCTGGTTCTATCCGATCACCAAGATATCTGTGACAGGGTGCTGATTTCAGCATTTGATGTAACTGATCTGGAGCGGGTCAAAAACAAGCTTCAGAAATCAGAAGAAAAATATAGGAGCCTTTTGGAAAATGCCAATGAAGGCGTCGCCGTCATACAAGACGAACGCATAGTTTACGGCAATTCTCAGCTTTTGGCGATAACCGGCTATGGTAAAGACGAAATTCGTAGTACCGCATATCTCGATAATGTGTATGAAGATGACAAGGCCACAATAAAATCTCTTTTTTCGCTTTTATCTGAAGGGAAAGAATTCCCCAGGGATAAGGAACTGCGGATCCTCAACCGGGACAGGGAGGTGCGCTGGTTGCGGATAAATGCGGTGATGCTTGACTGGAACGATAAACCTGCTGTGATGGTACTGGTTACGGATGTAACTGAACAAAATAGATTACAGCAAATCAACAAGGAAATGGAGGCCCATGTGTTTCAGGCCCAGAGAATGGAGTCCATCGGCACGCTGGCTGGTGGTATCGCTCATGACTTCAATAACCTGCTTTCTGCTATCCTGGGATACAGTCAGCTAACCATGGAAGAGTTGCCGCCTGGATCCCGGGAATATGAAAATTTGAAGATGGTCATCGCTGCGGGAGAAAGAGCTAATGATCTGGTAAACCAGATACTTACTTTCAGCCGCAAGAAAGACGAGAAAAAACAGCCTATTCAGGTCTCTTTTGTGGCCAAGGAAGCTGTGAAAATGCTGCGTTCCTCCATTCCTCCGCACATCGAGATATATCAGGACATCCAAACTGATAAATTTATTGAAATCGACCCCAGTCAAATGCATCGCATCATAATGAATCTATGTGCAAATTCTTATCAGTCCATGCTGGATAGCGGTGGAGAAATACGAGTAATTCTTGCTGCACACAAGATAACAGAAAAAGAACAGGAATATGTCGATGTTGCTCTGCCTCCGGGAGATTATCTTCGCTTGACCGTTACCGATAATGGCAGCGGGATCAATCCTGCTCATATTGATAAAATTTTTGATCCTTACTTTACCACCAAGGAATTGGATAGAGGAACCGGGCTTGGGCTTTCGGTGGTCTACGGTATCGTCAAGGCTGTCGGTGGAGAAATTAAAGTAAAAAGTACGCCCGGCAAGGGCACCCGCTTTGATCTCTTTTTCCCGGAATACAAGGAGGAGTTTCAGGAACAGGACGACCTGGAAGAGCTTACTTCTCTGGAGGGAAATGAAAAGATCATGGTGGTGGATGATGAAGTTGCTGTTCTCAAGCTGATGCAGCATTATCTCGAGCACTATGGTTATCGGGTATCCGCATACGAGCACCCAAGGGATGCGCTTGCCGTAATGCGGCAATCTCCCTGTGTGTTTGATGCAATCGTTACTGATCTGGCCATGCCGGGTTTGACGGGAAAAGAACTTGCTGCTGAAGCAGAGCACCTTTGTCCTGGTATTCCTGTGATTTTATGTTCCGGATTAGCTCAGGAGGGCAGACCTTTGGATGAAGGGCCGAATAACATTCATGAACTTCTGCAGAAGCCGTTTGGGAAAGAAGCTTTTATCAAAGCCGTTCGTGGAGCATTGGACAGCTGA
- a CDS encoding sigma-54-dependent transcriptional regulator, producing MPDTNLKVLVIDNETTVAEALRKVSDQLGIVVRNASTLQEGIQAKGNEGFAVVLMRDILPDGASCYAIEDYQSLHPSPEILIYTAVGDPEHAEHALKGGVWDYIIDPSPHKKLPDLLKRVLRYRRNKGQNAVDKQREIQQQLEDTGIIGRSKAIRNCVNLTVRVAQSDASVLITGETGTGKELFASAIHNISPRARKNMTTVDCAALPSTLVESILFGHAKGSFTGADKSQTGLIKQADGGTLFLDEIGEMPLEIQKKLLRVIQERKFLPVGSNTEIESNFRLIAATNRNLELMVEEGTFREDLFFRLKTFQLELPSLRRRTTDVTELAYHYRTLFCKRNKLKNKKLSPDYLMILNQYDWPGNVRELFQAVERSITDAQDSTILDPTHLPLNIRLAVTKKKLNRGKKPLTETAEAENEIVEISNIPTIKEARDRAIQLEERKYLQQLLELTDGDIKLCCQTAGLSRSRLYDLLKKYELSNKETSLNIQEETE from the coding sequence ATGCCGGATACAAACCTGAAAGTTCTTGTAATCGACAATGAAACTACAGTAGCTGAAGCCCTGCGTAAAGTCTCGGATCAGCTTGGTATAGTGGTCCGGAATGCCTCCACTCTTCAGGAAGGTATACAGGCAAAAGGCAATGAAGGATTTGCTGTTGTTCTGATGAGGGATATCCTCCCCGATGGTGCTTCCTGTTATGCCATTGAAGATTATCAGTCGCTGCACCCCTCTCCTGAAATTCTCATCTACACTGCAGTAGGCGATCCTGAACATGCCGAGCATGCCCTCAAAGGTGGGGTGTGGGACTATATCATAGACCCTTCTCCGCACAAAAAGTTACCGGACCTGTTAAAGCGGGTTCTGCGGTATCGCCGCAACAAAGGACAAAATGCGGTCGATAAGCAACGGGAGATCCAGCAGCAGTTAGAAGATACCGGCATTATCGGCAGAAGCAAAGCTATCCGCAACTGCGTGAACTTGACGGTGCGCGTAGCTCAATCCGACGCAAGTGTTCTCATCACCGGTGAAACCGGCACGGGGAAGGAGCTTTTTGCTTCAGCGATCCACAATATCAGCCCCCGGGCAAGGAAGAATATGACGACTGTGGATTGTGCGGCCCTACCTTCCACGCTCGTTGAAAGCATCCTTTTCGGTCATGCCAAGGGGTCCTTTACCGGAGCGGATAAAAGCCAGACGGGATTGATTAAACAGGCCGATGGCGGGACCCTTTTTCTTGACGAAATCGGGGAGATGCCTCTTGAAATACAGAAAAAATTACTGCGGGTTATTCAGGAACGTAAGTTTCTCCCAGTCGGCAGCAATACGGAAATCGAGAGCAATTTTCGGCTGATCGCGGCAACAAATAGAAACCTTGAATTAATGGTGGAGGAAGGAACATTCCGGGAAGATCTCTTCTTCCGGCTCAAAACCTTTCAGCTTGAACTTCCATCATTACGTCGGAGGACAACAGATGTCACTGAACTTGCCTATCATTACCGCACCCTTTTTTGCAAGCGGAATAAGCTGAAAAATAAAAAGCTCTCCCCTGACTATTTAATGATTCTCAATCAGTATGACTGGCCAGGGAATGTCCGGGAGCTTTTTCAGGCAGTAGAGCGCTCCATAACTGATGCCCAGGACAGTACCATTCTTGATCCCACCCATCTTCCCTTAAACATCAGGCTGGCGGTTACAAAAAAGAAACTCAATAGAGGGAAAAAACCTTTAACAGAAACCGCTGAGGCGGAAAACGAAATCGTCGAAATCTCCAATATTCCAACAATAAAGGAAGCCAGAGACCGCGCGATTCAGCTAGAGGAACGAAAGTATCTGCAGCAGTTGCTTGAACTGACCGACGGCGACATCAAACTCTGTTGTCAGACGGCAGGTCTTTCCCGCTCCAGACTGTATGATCTCCTCAAAAAATATGAGCTGTCCAATAAGGAAACAAGCCTCAATATTCAGGAAGAGACAGAATAA
- a CDS encoding response regulator, producing the protein MGKINILIVEDNPADVLLIKEYLSENKHIRQDLAEAETLESALGLLSHYNFDAVLLDLRLPDSSGLDTVRKIITPYPDTAVIVLSGLQDEELALQAVRFGAQDFLEKQHLSPASLSKSLLYSIERKKAMQEKEDLLHDLTLALKKIESLEGILPICLSCKKILTENNQWQRIEEYIRDHSEARTVNMICPDCKNDLEESY; encoded by the coding sequence ATGGGCAAGATTAACATTCTCATTGTGGAAGATAATCCGGCGGATGTTCTCCTGATAAAAGAGTATCTGTCCGAAAACAAACACATTCGCCAGGATCTAGCAGAAGCTGAGACCCTTGAGTCTGCACTCGGTCTTCTATCTCATTATAATTTTGATGCAGTGCTGCTGGACCTGCGCCTTCCTGATTCCTCAGGTCTGGATACGGTCCGGAAAATAATTACACCGTATCCCGATACCGCTGTGATTGTTCTCTCGGGATTGCAGGATGAGGAACTGGCTCTTCAGGCGGTGCGCTTCGGAGCCCAGGATTTTCTTGAGAAACAGCACCTTTCCCCTGCCTCCCTGAGCAAATCGCTGCTCTATTCCATTGAGCGCAAGAAGGCGATGCAGGAAAAAGAGGATCTCCTTCATGACCTCACCCTGGCCTTGAAGAAAATAGAATCACTTGAAGGGATTCTGCCGATTTGTCTGAGCTGCAAAAAGATTCTCACCGAAAATAATCAATGGCAGCGCATCGAAGAGTATATACGTGACCACTCCGAAGCAAGAACAGTTAATATGATATGCCCAGACTGCAAAAACGATCTTGAAGAAAGCTACTGA
- a CDS encoding sensor histidine kinase, whose amino-acid sequence MKSLERKLKVSRDRLHLITDSMPALIAYLSNEEKFVFCNAEHYKWFGISPKEAIGMTPADIFDNHVLQEIQPYLERVLEGEQVTFEIQIPHRLKGLRICNMTLIPHAVEDRTIVGFCVLATDVTESKRAEAIEEEKNQQLSRALKKVKASNRELEQFASVCSHDLQEPLRMIKAYADLLERRYGENFDETATTYFQYIAKGAHRMQLMVDSLLDYARLGAADQPLSRVDMEQVLQQALDNIDPFIRKNGAEITSDPLPEIYGHPIHLLRLMQNLLSNAIKFRSREIPMIHISAESRNGEWVFSIRDNGIGIDPSHGNMIFDLFQRIEPSEDIAGTGMGLALCQKIVENHEGKLWYESEIGKGTTFFFTLVKYNDI is encoded by the coding sequence TTGAAAAGTCTGGAAAGAAAACTCAAAGTAAGCAGAGACAGACTCCATTTGATTACGGATTCGATGCCTGCCCTCATAGCTTATTTGAGCAATGAGGAGAAATTTGTCTTCTGCAATGCCGAACATTATAAATGGTTCGGTATCTCACCTAAAGAAGCCATCGGCATGACCCCTGCCGACATATTCGACAATCATGTGCTCCAGGAAATCCAGCCTTATCTCGAAAGGGTCCTCGAAGGAGAGCAGGTTACTTTCGAAATCCAAATCCCCCATCGTCTCAAAGGTCTCCGCATCTGCAATATGACCCTTATTCCCCATGCCGTGGAAGACCGCACTATCGTCGGATTCTGTGTGCTGGCTACGGATGTCACAGAGTCAAAAAGGGCGGAAGCCATTGAAGAAGAAAAAAATCAGCAGTTGAGCAGGGCTTTGAAAAAAGTTAAGGCTTCCAACAGGGAACTGGAACAGTTTGCCTCGGTTTGTTCACACGACCTGCAGGAGCCCCTGCGCATGATCAAGGCATATGCCGATCTCCTCGAGAGGCGATATGGAGAAAACTTTGACGAGACGGCAACCACCTATTTCCAGTATATTGCCAAGGGCGCTCACCGCATGCAGCTCATGGTTGACAGCCTGCTCGATTATGCCAGGCTGGGGGCTGCCGACCAACCCCTAAGTAGAGTGGACATGGAACAAGTGCTGCAGCAGGCCCTGGACAATATCGACCCCTTCATCCGCAAGAACGGTGCAGAGATCACCTCTGATCCTCTTCCTGAAATATACGGCCACCCTATCCATCTCCTCCGCCTGATGCAGAATCTTTTGAGCAATGCCATAAAATTTCGCAGCAGAGAAATTCCCATGATTCATATAAGTGCAGAATCCCGCAATGGAGAGTGGGTTTTCAGCATTCGCGACAACGGGATCGGCATTGACCCCAGCCACGGTAATATGATTTTTGATCTTTTCCAGCGTATTGAACCTTCAGAAGATATTGCAGGCACTGGAATGGGACTCGCCCTGTGCCAGAAAATTGTCGAAAACCATGAAGGGAAACTCTGGTATGAAAGTGAAATCGGAAAAGGGACTACATTTTTTTTCACTCTTGTGAAGTATAACGATATTTAA
- a CDS encoding SDR family oxidoreductase, translated as MKRVLITGSNRGIGLEFTRQYLESGWHVYATCRRPTEAQSLHMLLELHSRLTIHRLDITQQEDINSLCQELMEVPINILINNAGVYFRKRSVGIDCIHYDNWRRTFEVNTLGPVRITEALLGNIAESTTVRLIVVLSSHMERIAEINEGDSFYYRSSKSALNAAMQGISAEMKEQEIGVLLLHPGAVMTRIGPLKGISTRESVSGMRQIIEGFTMEQTGKFFSYDGEEIPW; from the coding sequence GTGAAGAGGGTATTGATCACCGGCAGCAATCGCGGTATAGGGTTGGAATTTACCCGCCAATATCTGGAGAGTGGCTGGCATGTGTATGCCACCTGCCGCAGGCCGACCGAAGCGCAATCACTGCACATGCTCCTCGAACTCCACAGCCGTCTCACTATTCACAGGCTTGACATCACCCAGCAGGAGGATATCAATAGCTTATGTCAGGAACTCATGGAAGTTCCTATCAATATTTTGATAAATAACGCTGGAGTCTACTTCAGAAAACGAAGTGTGGGAATTGACTGCATCCATTATGACAATTGGCGGAGGACCTTTGAAGTAAATACCCTGGGGCCTGTTCGTATCACCGAAGCGCTTCTTGGAAATATTGCAGAGAGCACAACCGTCAGGTTGATTGTTGTTCTCAGTAGTCATATGGAGCGTATTGCCGAAATCAACGAAGGGGACAGTTTTTACTATCGTTCCAGTAAGTCGGCATTAAATGCGGCCATGCAGGGGATCTCCGCAGAGATGAAGGAGCAGGAAATAGGAGTATTGCTTCTGCATCCCGGTGCGGTGATGACACGTATAGGGCCGTTGAAAGGTATTTCCACCAGGGAAAGTGTGAGCGGAATGCGGCAGATTATCGAGGGATTTACCATGGAGCAGACGGGAAAATTTTTCAGTTACGATGGCGAGGAGATTCCATGGTAA
- a CDS encoding universal stress protein — protein MLPITSILWPTDGSHPALNALDAAIELAQKFQVKLYALQVVHQVPTVTGSGFAPVAMKGFDVPLYEQELLKTAEKELHQVVEGKVAEGVEVESHVKIGIPADVIADFAKENDVGMIVMATHGRTGLSHFMLGSVAEKTVRQSTVPVLIIPEKSTEK, from the coding sequence ATGCTACCGATCACATCGATACTTTGGCCGACTGACGGAAGCCATCCCGCCTTGAATGCACTGGATGCGGCAATAGAGCTTGCTCAGAAATTTCAGGTAAAATTATATGCACTCCAGGTAGTTCATCAGGTGCCTACCGTTACCGGTTCTGGTTTTGCGCCTGTAGCCATGAAAGGTTTTGATGTTCCTCTTTATGAGCAGGAACTACTGAAGACTGCTGAAAAGGAACTTCACCAGGTGGTAGAGGGAAAGGTGGCCGAGGGTGTAGAGGTTGAGAGCCATGTGAAAATCGGTATACCTGCCGATGTGATAGCTGACTTTGCAAAAGAAAACGACGTCGGAATGATTGTGATGGCCACGCATGGCCGCACCGGACTCAGTCATTTTATGTTGGGGTCGGTTGCCGAGAAGACGGTTCGCCAATCCACCGTTCCAGTACTTATTATCCCCGAAAAATCCACAGAGAAATAG
- a CDS encoding Hsp20/alpha crystallin family protein, whose protein sequence is MTTKREVIRRPASLPQRMYEIHTLFHQFLNELQSRSPAIELPGYWIPNIDIYETNAAVVLEIEVPGITPKDFDFTIDGDLIRIKGEKRQEIQEEGSSFRRLERRYGMFERILRLPAEVSEHKVGAIYQDGILKITLPKKASEEQLF, encoded by the coding sequence ATGACAACTAAACGAGAAGTCATCAGACGGCCGGCGAGTCTGCCCCAGCGAATGTACGAAATACATACCCTCTTCCATCAATTTCTAAACGAGTTGCAATCCAGATCCCCGGCGATAGAGCTTCCAGGTTATTGGATTCCGAATATTGATATTTACGAAACAAATGCTGCTGTGGTGCTTGAAATAGAGGTTCCGGGAATAACGCCTAAAGATTTTGATTTTACAATAGATGGCGACCTGATACGGATAAAGGGAGAAAAACGGCAGGAAATTCAGGAGGAAGGAAGCAGCTTCAGACGACTTGAAAGACGCTATGGCATGTTCGAAAGAATTTTGAGACTGCCGGCAGAGGTATCTGAACATAAAGTCGGGGCAATCTATCAGGACGGCATCCTGAAAATCACGCTGCCCAAAAAAGCAAGCGAGGAGCAGCTTTTCTGA
- a CDS encoding 1-phosphofructokinase family hexose kinase, with amino-acid sequence MSDDHRIVTLTINPSLDISADVDTLEPTTKMRCRNVMIDPGGGGINVSRAITLLGGTTTAVFPAGGSTGRSINSMLSDEGVRSEAVSMEGTNRQNFAIREKESGRQYRFALPGPQIREEEWRQSLHKTGKLGEAADFVVASGSLPPGAPDDFYGRVVKLFNGSPTKVIVDTSGDALKHALQQEIYLIKPNRQELEYICGCSLVQEKDQEKMCRDMVDRGKCEVLVLTLGKDGALLTSAEEQVRIPALKVREVSSIGAGDSFVGAMVLALQRGEELADALLYGMAAGTAALTTEATQLCRKEDTDRLFEEYREIHRAQR; translated from the coding sequence ATGAGTGATGATCATCGAATCGTGACCCTTACCATCAATCCCAGTCTCGATATTAGTGCCGACGTGGATACCCTGGAGCCTACCACAAAGATGCGCTGCCGCAATGTCATGATTGATCCCGGGGGCGGCGGAATCAACGTCAGCAGGGCCATCACCCTGCTCGGCGGTACTACTACTGCCGTATTTCCAGCGGGAGGCAGCACAGGCAGAAGCATTAACTCCATGCTGAGCGATGAAGGAGTCAGGAGCGAAGCTGTTTCGATGGAAGGCACCAACAGGCAAAACTTCGCCATCCGGGAGAAGGAAAGCGGACGACAATATCGGTTCGCTCTGCCGGGTCCGCAAATCCGTGAAGAGGAGTGGCGTCAGTCATTGCACAAGACAGGCAAACTGGGCGAGGCGGCAGATTTTGTAGTTGCCTCGGGAAGCCTGCCTCCGGGAGCACCTGATGATTTTTACGGAAGAGTCGTAAAGCTGTTCAATGGCAGCCCAACCAAGGTCATTGTGGATACATCGGGAGATGCTCTCAAGCACGCTCTGCAGCAGGAAATTTATCTCATTAAACCGAACCGGCAGGAACTCGAATATATCTGCGGCTGCTCTCTGGTCCAGGAGAAGGATCAGGAGAAAATGTGCCGCGACATGGTTGACCGTGGCAAGTGTGAAGTTCTGGTACTTACTCTGGGTAAGGATGGCGCATTGCTTACTTCTGCAGAAGAGCAGGTCCGCATCCCTGCGCTGAAGGTCAGGGAGGTCAGTTCTATTGGTGCCGGCGACAGCTTCGTCGGCGCCATGGTCCTGGCACTGCAGAGAGGAGAGGAATTGGCTGATGCCCTGCTCTACGGCATGGCGGCCGGAACGGCAGCTTTGACCACCGAGGCGACACAACTGTGCCGTAAAGAAGATACCGATAGACTATTCGAAGAATATCGGGAGATCCACCGCGCTCAGCGATGA
- the cfa gene encoding cyclopropane fatty acyl phospholipid synthase — MIGFIQNSTEQYLSNLLAEADIRTDGSRPWDIQIKNRGFFDRISKEGSLGLGEAYMDGWWECRALDQFFFKLLYHKINEKVRTSPIVIANAVKATLFNRQNRRKAYEVGEKHYDAGNDLFAQMLDFRMNYSCGYWKKAADLEAAQQNKLEMICTKLQLEPGMRLLDIGCGWGGLAGYAAEKYGVSAVGLTISKEQFEFARQRYAGLPVEFKLEDYRNTKGTFDAIVSVGMFEHVGYKNYNSFMRVVRRCLKEDGLFLLHTIASNESKRNCDSWFDKYIFPNGMLPSISQLGAALEQKFVMEDWHNIGADYDRTLLAWYGNFRKNWKNLRDRYSQRFYRMWCYYLLATAGGFRARNMQVWQVVLSPNGIIGGYHNNRCSKCGGISLEYHPASVACMEKN, encoded by the coding sequence ATGATCGGATTTATTCAGAATTCTACTGAACAGTATCTTTCTAATCTTCTGGCGGAAGCCGATATCAGAACGGATGGGAGCCGGCCATGGGACATTCAGATCAAAAACAGAGGCTTTTTTGATCGCATTTCCAAAGAGGGATCTCTGGGATTGGGAGAAGCTTACATGGATGGCTGGTGGGAATGCCGAGCTCTTGATCAGTTTTTCTTCAAGCTTCTCTACCATAAAATCAATGAAAAGGTGCGGACTTCACCCATTGTTATTGCCAATGCCGTCAAGGCTACCCTCTTTAACCGACAGAACAGGCGCAAGGCTTATGAAGTAGGGGAAAAGCATTATGATGCCGGCAATGATCTGTTTGCTCAAATGCTCGATTTCCGGATGAATTACAGCTGCGGCTACTGGAAAAAGGCAGCGGATCTTGAGGCGGCTCAGCAGAATAAACTGGAGATGATATGCACCAAGCTTCAGCTCGAACCTGGAATGAGGCTGCTCGATATCGGCTGCGGCTGGGGCGGTCTTGCCGGTTATGCCGCTGAAAAATATGGTGTTTCTGCTGTTGGTCTGACCATTTCCAAGGAACAGTTCGAGTTTGCCAGGCAACGATATGCCGGCCTGCCTGTGGAATTCAAACTTGAAGATTACCGGAATACCAAAGGAACATTCGACGCCATAGTCTCTGTCGGCATGTTTGAACATGTGGGATATAAAAATTACAACTCTTTCATGAGAGTTGTCCGCCGCTGTCTCAAGGAGGACGGTCTCTTTCTCCTGCACACCATTGCCTCGAATGAATCAAAACGCAACTGCGACAGCTGGTTTGACAAATATATCTTCCCCAACGGCATGCTGCCCTCTATTTCTCAGCTCGGAGCAGCTCTGGAGCAAAAATTCGTCATGGAGGACTGGCATAATATCGGTGCCGATTATGACAGGACTTTGCTGGCCTGGTATGGAAATTTCAGGAAAAACTGGAAAAATCTGCGCGACAGGTATAGTCAACGTTTCTATCGGATGTGGTGCTATTATCTTCTCGCCACCGCGGGAGGCTTTCGTGCCAGAAACATGCAGGTCTGGCAGGTGGTATTATCTCCGAATGGAATCATAGGTGGTTATCATAACAACCGTTGCAGTAAATGCGGGGGGATCAGCCTGGAGTACCATCCTGCTTCTGTTGCCTGTATGGAAAAAAATTAA